TAGCAGAGCACGCTGCCGCCGTGATTCTTGATGATCCCGTAAACCGTGGCCAACCCTAGTCCGGTGCCCCTGCCCACCTCCTTGGTGGTGAAAAAGGGGTCAAAAATCTGGTCCATGGTTCCCTTGTCCATGCCGCAGCCCGTATCCGTCACGCAAAGCAGCACGTATGGCCCTGGTTCGGCATCCAGGTGCGTCCTGGCGAAATCCGCCGTCAGATCCACGTTTTCGGTCTGGAAGGCCAACCGGCCACCGTCGGGCATGGCGTCCGCGGCATTGGACCCCAGGTTCAGGAGCACCTGCTCGACCTGGACCGGATCCGCCTCAATGGGCCAAAGGTCCGCGGCCAAATGCACTTCGACGTGGATCATCCTGGGAATGGTTCGCTCCAGCATGGCCACGGACTCCGTCACGATCTGGTTCAGGTCGATCCGTTCCCGCTTGACCACGGCCTTGCGACTGAACAGCAGCAGTTGGCGGACAAGCCTGGTCGCCCGCTCAATGGACCGGGACACAGTATTCAGCCGCTTGGCTTCGGGGGAATCCCCGTGCCTGTTCCATTGCAGAAGCTGGATGTTGCCGCTCATGGCCTGCAAAAGGTTGTTGAAATCATGGGCCACCCCGCCGGCCAGCGTGCCCACGGCCTCCATTTTCTGCGCCTGAAGCAGTTGCGCTTGCAGCTTTTCCCGGTCCTCCTCGGCCTGCTTGCGCCGGGAGACGTCCCTCGTCATCACGATGAAGCGGCTCTCCCCGCCGATAAGCGAAAAATTTACATGGAACGCGGCCCAGAAAAGACTCCCGTCCAGCCGTCTAGTCTGTTGCTCGAAGCGCTGTGGTCCTTCGCGCCTGGTCTTGTCCAGCCATTGCCCGACGGCCTCGACTTCCGGATTGCTGAAGGCGGCGAAATCCCTGCCCAGGAAGTCCAGACGCCGCCCGCCGTAGATCGCCACGGCGGAATCGTTGACATCCGATATTTTCCAGCTTTCCGAATCCAGTATGAAAATTGCGTCCGGGCAGGCGTCAAAAATGCTTTTGAGATACGTTTCGCTGCGGGACAGCTTCAAGCCCGCCTCGTCCTTCTGGCGGTCCTTGAGTTCGATCTGCTCCAGCATGTCGTTGATGGAAACCGCGAGGATGGCGATTTCGTCGTCGCCGTGAACGGGAATGCGCTTCTCATAACGTTTTTCCACGGCCACGTTCCGTGCGAAACCGACAATGGAAAAAAGCTT
Above is a genomic segment from Desulfonatronum sp. SC1 containing:
- a CDS encoding response regulator — encoded protein: MNAYLYNVAASFLFISLAIIGILGLFLNRLVIKKLFSIVGFARNVAVEKRYEKRIPVHGDDEIAILAVSINDMLEQIELKDRQKDEAGLKLSRSETYLKSIFDACPDAIFILDSESWKISDVNDSAVAIYGGRRLDFLGRDFAAFSNPEVEAVGQWLDKTRREGPQRFEQQTRRLDGSLFWAAFHVNFSLIGGESRFIVMTRDVSRRKQAEEDREKLQAQLLQAQKMEAVGTLAGGVAHDFNNLLQAMSGNIQLLQWNRHGDSPEAKRLNTVSRSIERATRLVRQLLLFSRKAVVKRERIDLNQIVTESVAMLERTIPRMIHVEVHLAADLWPIEADPVQVEQVLLNLGSNAADAMPDGGRLAFQTENVDLTADFARTHLDAEPGPYVLLCVTDTGCGMDKGTMDQIFDPFFTTKEVGRGTGLGLATVYGIIKNHGGSVLCYSEPSQGTIFRIYWPAALDQTTAAVHEPEPDFQRGPAVREPSGGLETILVVDDEADILELTAEALQSLGYAVLTASSGEEALALYAENKAGVDLIVLDLGMPGMGGRQCLRELVRLDSRVRVLIASGYAAASLSDEVRSDGAADFIAKPYQLADLVIRVREILETTNRS